From Thermosipho africanus Ob7, the proteins below share one genomic window:
- a CDS encoding rod shape-determining protein translates to MFKRYDMGIDLGTANTLVYVKNKGIVVNEPSVVAINVETDEVLKVGNEAKNMIGKTPAYIKAIRPLKDGVIADYNVALAMLSYFINRAQNGFSLFRPLVVVGVPVGITEVESRAILEAGNEAGAKRVFLIEEPMATAIGANLNVEEPTGNMVVDIGGGTTEIAVISLGSLVTWTSIRVAGDELDDAIIQYVREVYRVVIGERTAERVKIEIGNVFPDKEYDELETSVTGIDLSSGLPKKLVLKGGEIREALKPIVMQIIDSTKATLEKTPPELVADITERGIVVAGGGSLLRGITTLIEKETGINAIVADEPMTCVARGAGMVLDKISILSRLRRNE, encoded by the coding sequence ATGTTTAAAAGATACGACATGGGGATTGATTTGGGTACTGCAAATACACTAGTTTATGTTAAAAATAAAGGTATAGTTGTTAATGAACCATCTGTTGTTGCTATAAATGTAGAAACAGATGAGGTTTTAAAAGTTGGGAATGAAGCGAAAAATATGATAGGTAAAACGCCTGCTTATATAAAGGCAATTAGACCTTTAAAGGACGGAGTGATTGCAGATTACAACGTTGCACTTGCAATGCTTTCCTACTTTATTAATAGGGCACAAAATGGATTTTCTTTGTTTAGGCCATTAGTTGTAGTAGGTGTTCCAGTTGGAATTACTGAAGTAGAAAGTAGAGCAATACTTGAAGCAGGAAACGAAGCTGGTGCGAAAAGGGTTTTTTTAATAGAGGAACCTATGGCAACAGCTATTGGGGCAAATTTAAATGTTGAGGAACCAACTGGAAATATGGTTGTTGATATTGGGGGAGGTACAACTGAAATTGCAGTAATTTCACTTGGAAGTTTGGTTACTTGGACTTCTATTAGAGTTGCAGGGGATGAATTAGATGATGCTATTATTCAATATGTTCGTGAAGTGTATAGAGTGGTTATAGGTGAAAGAACTGCTGAAAGAGTTAAAATAGAAATAGGGAATGTTTTCCCTGACAAGGAATATGATGAACTTGAAACATCAGTAACAGGAATAGATTTATCGAGTGGTCTTCCAAAGAAATTGGTGTTAAAGGGCGGAGAAATTAGAGAAGCTTTGAAACCTATTGTAATGCAAATTATAGATTCAACTAAAGCAACGCTTGAAAAAACTCCTCCAGAATTGGTTGCAGATATAACTGAACGTGGAATAGTTGTTGCAGGTGGAGGTTCTCTTTTAAGAGGAATAACAACTTTAATTGAAAAAGAAACAGGAATAAATGCAATTGTTGCAGATGAGCCGATGACATGTGTAGCACGTGGAGCTGGTATGGTCCTTGATAAAATTTCAATTCTTTCGAGATTAAGGAGGAATGAATGA
- the alaS gene encoding alanine--tRNA ligase, with amino-acid sequence MRSDEIRRLFLEFFEKKGHKILPSASLIPEDPQLLFTIAGMVPFKPIFWGKVDPVYTRIATCQKCVRTTDIENVGKTPRHHTFFEMLGNFSFGDYFKEEAIEWAWEFVTQVLKIPEERLWISVYKDDNEAYEIWRKIGVPSSKILKLGKEDNFWGPAGPTGPCGPDTEIFYDTQRDVPTSDGKEPTPANTEGRFVEIWNLVFTEFYQDENGNLLPLKRKNIDTGAGLERVAAMMQGVYNNFDTDLFAPIIEGICNILNVEYKKDEKIDVSIRVIADHIRALVFLISDGVFPSNEGRGYVLRRILRRAARHGKLLGANAPFLHKLVDFVVNKMGNVYPEIVEKKEFTKEIILGEEKRFLQNLNKGLELVEKVVRENNGKISGEMAFKLYDTYGFPLDILRDLAEENGYVLDEQGFNEYMEKQRLLAKSAAGDVEFTKRTGYEDLKLKSEFVGYEKYEEYSKVLAIKVSEFVNEAQDADCEIVLERTPFYAEKGGQVSDTGIIKGENGEFLVEYVYSPTEGIIVHRGKLKGRLSVGEKVYAKIDIEKRKATARNHTATHLLHAALRKVLGTHVRQAGSLVESEKLRFDFTHFNALSVDEIEQVEKMVNNVILEAIDVIVEEKDYDEAVKEGAMALFEEKYGDKVRVVKVGNFSEELCGGTHVKNTGEIGLFKIVSEGSVSAGIRRVEAITGLNSLMYLQRLENNWFKVRKVLEVNDDEVFRRIENMKEEIKKLNSEIKSLKQKMVDIDSIYKNKKVINNVEYIVEKFEGLEVDVLRDLADRLVDKGVDLVVLFDKVGEKVILIVKKKKSNQLLHAGNIAKELSKVLGGGGGGRPDFAQAGGKDFGKVQEAIKKLEEILREC; translated from the coding sequence ATGAGAAGTGATGAAATAAGAAGATTATTTCTAGAGTTTTTTGAAAAAAAGGGACATAAAATACTGCCTAGTGCCTCTTTGATACCTGAGGATCCTCAACTTTTATTTACTATTGCAGGAATGGTTCCTTTTAAACCTATTTTTTGGGGAAAGGTTGATCCTGTTTATACTAGAATTGCAACTTGTCAGAAATGTGTGAGAACTACTGATATAGAAAATGTTGGGAAAACTCCAAGGCATCATACATTTTTTGAGATGCTTGGTAATTTTTCATTTGGTGACTATTTTAAAGAAGAAGCTATTGAGTGGGCATGGGAATTTGTGACTCAAGTTTTGAAGATCCCTGAAGAAAGATTGTGGATTTCTGTCTATAAAGATGATAATGAAGCATATGAAATTTGGAGAAAAATTGGTGTTCCCTCTTCGAAAATTTTGAAACTTGGAAAAGAAGATAATTTCTGGGGGCCTGCTGGTCCTACAGGACCTTGTGGACCTGATACTGAAATTTTTTATGATACACAAAGAGATGTTCCTACAAGTGATGGAAAAGAACCAACACCAGCGAACACAGAAGGCAGATTTGTAGAGATATGGAATCTGGTGTTTACAGAATTTTACCAAGATGAAAATGGTAATTTACTTCCTTTGAAGAGAAAAAATATAGATACTGGAGCGGGCCTTGAAAGAGTGGCAGCTATGATGCAAGGAGTATATAACAATTTTGATACGGATTTATTTGCTCCTATAATTGAGGGAATTTGTAATATATTGAATGTGGAATATAAAAAAGATGAAAAGATAGATGTTTCTATAAGGGTTATTGCAGATCATATAAGAGCTTTAGTCTTCTTAATTTCAGATGGAGTGTTTCCTTCTAACGAAGGTAGAGGATATGTGCTAAGAAGAATTTTGAGGAGAGCCGCAAGGCATGGAAAATTGTTGGGGGCAAATGCACCTTTTTTACATAAATTGGTGGATTTTGTTGTTAATAAAATGGGAAATGTTTATCCTGAAATTGTTGAAAAGAAAGAATTTACTAAAGAAATAATCTTAGGTGAAGAAAAGAGATTTTTACAGAACCTTAATAAGGGGCTAGAATTAGTTGAAAAAGTCGTTCGTGAAAATAATGGGAAGATAAGTGGAGAAATGGCTTTCAAATTATATGATACTTATGGATTTCCACTAGATATTTTAAGAGATTTAGCAGAAGAAAATGGCTATGTTCTTGATGAGCAAGGATTTAATGAGTATATGGAAAAGCAGAGATTGCTTGCAAAAAGCGCTGCAGGTGATGTTGAATTTACAAAAAGAACAGGTTATGAAGATTTGAAATTAAAAAGTGAATTTGTAGGATACGAAAAATATGAGGAGTATTCTAAAGTTCTTGCAATAAAAGTATCTGAATTTGTTAATGAAGCACAAGACGCTGATTGTGAGATTGTATTAGAAAGAACACCATTTTATGCAGAAAAGGGTGGGCAAGTATCTGATACCGGAATAATTAAGGGTGAAAATGGAGAATTTTTGGTTGAATATGTCTATTCCCCAACAGAGGGAATAATAGTTCATAGAGGAAAGTTAAAAGGTAGATTATCAGTAGGTGAGAAGGTTTACGCAAAAATTGATATAGAAAAGAGAAAAGCAACTGCAAGAAATCATACAGCAACACATCTTTTACATGCGGCATTGAGGAAAGTTTTAGGTACGCACGTTAGACAAGCTGGTTCATTGGTCGAAAGTGAGAAGCTTAGATTTGATTTCACACATTTTAATGCACTAAGTGTTGATGAAATAGAACAAGTTGAAAAGATGGTAAACAATGTTATTCTTGAAGCCATAGACGTTATTGTAGAAGAAAAAGACTATGATGAGGCAGTTAAAGAAGGAGCAATGGCATTATTTGAGGAAAAATATGGAGATAAAGTTAGAGTAGTAAAAGTTGGCAATTTTAGTGAGGAATTATGTGGTGGTACTCACGTGAAAAATACGGGAGAGATAGGTTTGTTTAAGATAGTGTCTGAAGGTTCGGTGAGTGCTGGAATTAGAAGGGTTGAAGCAATTACTGGTTTAAATAGCTTAATGTATTTGCAAAGGTTAGAAAATAATTGGTTTAAAGTGAGAAAAGTTCTTGAAGTTAACGATGACGAAGTCTTTAGAAGAATTGAAAATATGAAAGAAGAGATAAAGAAGTTAAATTCTGAGATAAAGAGCTTAAAACAGAAAATGGTTGATATAGACAGTATTTATAAGAATAAGAAGGTTATTAACAATGTAGAGTATATTGTAGAGAAGTTTGAAGGATTAGAAGTTGATGTTTTAAGGGATCTAGCAGATAGATTGGTTGATAAAGGAGTGGACCTTGTAGTATTATTTGATAAAGTTGGAGAAAAAGTTATTTTAATTGTTAAGAAGAAAAAATCTAATCAGTTGTTACATGCAGGAAATATTGCAAAAGAACTTTCAAAAGTTTTAGGTGGTGGAGGCGGCGGCAGACCAGACTTTGCACAAGCTGGAGGTAAAGATTTCGGTAAAGTGCAAGAAGCAATAAAAAAGCTTGAAGAAATTTTAAGGGAGTGTTAG
- a CDS encoding phosphatidate cytidylyltransferase encodes MTKETKVRLISAFIVAPFVVACFISYQSLIGLVSAIVLLASSELLFATLKKHRKNGILVVYIALLSAFPLLFGIWFLEQPMELLSGLYIIGIVFTLFIVKNKEIVMEFFGVYSISFIYISMNLSFFIPLYKFYGAAVALLTLTLSWAYDSFAYFFGLSFGRHKLSKVYSPNKSYEGLLGGIFGTFVYTLIYFVIINSFFNYSIPLWYSIAFAIITGIMDTAGDIFESAIKRAYGLKNIGRFMPGHGGMLDRIDGLLFVAPVIYIFLKLFS; translated from the coding sequence GTGACTAAAGAAACTAAGGTTCGTTTAATTTCAGCGTTTATTGTAGCACCTTTTGTTGTTGCTTGTTTTATTTCGTACCAAAGTTTGATAGGCCTAGTTTCGGCAATTGTCTTACTTGCAAGCTCTGAACTTTTATTTGCAACGTTAAAGAAGCACAGAAAAAATGGAATATTAGTTGTCTACATTGCACTTTTATCTGCATTTCCTTTACTTTTTGGAATTTGGTTTTTAGAGCAACCTATGGAATTGCTAAGTGGTCTATATATAATTGGAATCGTATTTACATTGTTTATTGTTAAAAATAAAGAAATTGTAATGGAATTTTTTGGAGTATATTCAATTTCATTTATTTATATATCAATGAATCTTTCGTTTTTTATTCCATTGTATAAGTTTTATGGTGCAGCTGTTGCACTTTTAACTTTGACTTTAAGTTGGGCTTATGATAGTTTTGCATATTTTTTTGGATTAAGTTTTGGAAGGCACAAGCTTTCAAAAGTATATAGCCCTAATAAGAGTTATGAAGGATTATTAGGAGGAATTTTTGGTACATTTGTTTATACTCTTATTTATTTTGTAATTATAAATAGCTTTTTTAATTATAGTATACCTCTGTGGTATTCTATAGCTTTTGCAATAATTACAGGGATAATGGATACAGCTGGTGATATTTTTGAATCTGCTATTAAGAGAGCGTATGGATTAAAAAATATAGGGCGTTTTATGCCCGGACATGGTGGTATGTTGGATAGAATAGATGGATTATTGTTTGTTGCACCTGTTATTTATATATTTTTAAAACTATTTAGTTAA
- the uppS gene encoding polyprenyl diphosphate synthase: MLNHIAFIMDGNGRWAKRQNKPRMYGHYAGAYKIEEVVRWCAEYGVKYTTFYAFSTENWKRPKGEVNFIFGLLQSKIGEFYERMNKEGVRLVFSGRLKELGEKIYNICMEYQEKTKNNDKIVVNMALNYGGRAEIVDAIKKIIDSKISDIDEEKFREFLYFPDIPDPDLIIRTSGEMRLSNFLTWQSAYSELYFTDVLWPDFSREDLDRAIEDFKKRQRRFGGIK, encoded by the coding sequence ATGTTGAATCATATAGCTTTTATAATGGATGGAAATGGAAGGTGGGCAAAAAGGCAAAACAAGCCTAGAATGTATGGGCACTATGCCGGTGCTTATAAAATTGAGGAAGTAGTGAGGTGGTGTGCTGAGTATGGTGTAAAGTACACCACCTTTTATGCATTTTCAACTGAGAATTGGAAAAGACCAAAAGGTGAAGTAAATTTTATTTTTGGGCTTTTGCAAAGTAAAATTGGTGAATTTTATGAAAGAATGAATAAGGAAGGTGTAAGGTTAGTTTTTAGTGGAAGGTTAAAAGAATTAGGTGAAAAAATATATAATATTTGTATGGAGTATCAGGAAAAAACTAAAAATAATGATAAAATAGTAGTCAATATGGCATTAAACTACGGTGGTAGAGCTGAAATAGTAGATGCAATAAAAAAGATAATAGATTCTAAAATAAGTGATATAGATGAAGAAAAATTTAGAGAATTTTTGTATTTTCCAGATATTCCAGATCCAGACTTAATTATTAGAACATCTGGTGAAATGAGGCTAAGCAATTTTTTAACATGGCAATCGGCATATAGTGAACTTTATTTTACGGATGTTTTATGGCCTGACTTTTCCAGGGAAGATTTAGATAGAGCAATTGAAGATTTTAAAAAAAGGCAAAGACGTTTTGGGGGGATAAAGTGA
- the frr gene encoding ribosome recycling factor, with translation MKDPILKEAELRMKKSVEAIDEELKKLRTGRPSPALLEEIKVDYYGVPTPINQVATINVTEERSLIIKPWEKNLLSAIEKAIQASDLGLNPTNDGNVVRLVFPSPTTEQRQKWVKKTKEIVEHGKIAVRNIRRDVIKELKEMTKNGEISEDDEKRLEKEVQNLTDKYVEELDKLFEKKEKEIMEF, from the coding sequence ATGAAGGACCCTATTTTAAAGGAAGCAGAATTAAGGATGAAAAAAAGCGTAGAAGCTATTGACGAGGAATTGAAAAAATTAAGAACGGGAAGGCCATCACCAGCTTTATTGGAAGAAATTAAGGTTGATTATTATGGAGTGCCTACTCCTATAAATCAGGTTGCAACTATTAATGTTACAGAAGAAAGGTCATTGATTATTAAACCTTGGGAAAAGAACCTTTTAAGTGCAATTGAAAAGGCTATTCAAGCAAGTGATCTTGGATTGAATCCGACAAATGATGGAAATGTTGTAAGATTAGTTTTTCCAAGCCCTACAACTGAGCAAAGACAAAAATGGGTAAAAAAGACAAAAGAAATTGTTGAACATGGTAAAATTGCTGTCAGAAACATTAGAAGAGATGTTATTAAAGAACTGAAAGAGATGACAAAAAACGGTGAAATATCAGAAGATGATGAAAAAAGACTTGAAAAAGAAGTTCAAAATCTAACGGATAAATATGTTGAGGAATTGGATAAGCTATTTGAAAAGAAAGAAAAGGAGATAATGGAGTTTTAA
- a CDS encoding GspE/PulE family protein — protein MEKKYKRLGDILIEKGIITEDDLEYALKVQKETRKPIGEVLVELGFCTWQQIVKALAEQYEVGFFPEKPTIDPSLNLNLKKELIEELRVIPIKEENGKVIVVTDNVYNLSLIKRRLKFLLSKDIEVFLVSPSIFDELLMDMNAEKKVDFDVSEELYSEEVNEEEEVRVEELESEETPIVRLVNNILNHAIELEASDIHIEPMKGKNVIVRYRIDGVLKKVTEYPKSSHGSVVARIKIMSNLDITEKRIPQDGKFYLIMNNEQYDFRVSTMPSVNGEKVVLRILRVSQSNKKLEELGYSDYNFKRISELIKHPYGIILVTGPTGSGKSTTLVGIINSLNHEGVNIVTAEDPVEYTIEGVTQCQVNPEIGLTFARYLRAFLRQDPDIIMVGEIRDKETANLAIEASLTGHLVLSTLHTNTASGAVDRLLNMGIDPSLISSALIGVIGQRLVRKVCTKCAQKEKLDPEFESIARKLFPELEPYAYRAVGCDACNGTGYKGRTAINEVLIVNDELRYLINNRASIIEINKTAKNNGMRTLFEDGLYKVLNGETTIEEILRVTGGSNEE, from the coding sequence ATGGAGAAAAAGTATAAAAGGCTGGGGGATATTTTAATTGAAAAGGGGATAATTACTGAAGATGATTTAGAATATGCACTTAAAGTTCAAAAAGAAACTAGAAAACCTATTGGAGAAGTTTTAGTTGAACTTGGATTTTGTACATGGCAGCAAATCGTTAAAGCTTTGGCTGAGCAGTATGAAGTAGGTTTTTTTCCTGAAAAGCCTACAATAGATCCTTCGTTAAATCTGAATTTGAAAAAAGAATTAATAGAAGAATTGAGGGTTATTCCAATTAAGGAAGAAAATGGTAAGGTAATTGTTGTTACTGATAACGTATATAATCTTTCTTTGATTAAAAGGAGATTAAAGTTTTTGTTAAGTAAAGATATAGAAGTCTTTTTGGTTTCTCCAAGTATATTTGATGAACTATTAATGGATATGAATGCTGAAAAGAAAGTTGATTTTGATGTGTCTGAGGAACTTTACAGTGAAGAAGTTAATGAAGAAGAGGAAGTAAGAGTGGAAGAATTAGAGTCTGAAGAAACTCCGATTGTTAGGTTGGTTAACAATATTTTAAATCATGCAATAGAACTAGAAGCAAGTGATATTCATATAGAACCAATGAAAGGGAAAAATGTGATAGTCAGATATAGAATTGATGGAGTTTTGAAAAAAGTTACAGAATATCCAAAATCGAGCCATGGTTCAGTAGTTGCAAGGATTAAGATAATGTCTAACCTTGATATTACTGAAAAAAGAATTCCCCAAGATGGAAAATTTTATTTAATAATGAACAATGAACAGTATGATTTTAGGGTTTCTACAATGCCTTCTGTTAATGGTGAAAAAGTTGTCTTAAGAATTTTAAGAGTGTCACAATCAAATAAAAAATTGGAAGAATTAGGATATAGTGATTATAACTTTAAAAGAATTAGTGAGTTGATAAAACATCCATATGGAATAATTTTGGTAACTGGACCAACAGGTAGTGGAAAGAGTACGACGCTTGTTGGAATAATAAATTCACTAAACCATGAGGGAGTAAATATTGTAACAGCAGAAGATCCAGTCGAATATACTATTGAAGGTGTTACTCAATGTCAGGTAAATCCGGAGATAGGTTTAACTTTTGCAAGGTATTTAAGGGCATTTTTGAGGCAGGACCCTGACATTATAATGGTTGGAGAAATTAGAGATAAGGAAACTGCAAATCTTGCTATTGAAGCGTCTCTTACTGGACATTTGGTCCTTTCAACTTTACACACAAATACAGCATCTGGTGCTGTTGATCGTTTGTTGAATATGGGAATTGATCCAAGCTTAATAAGTTCTGCACTAATTGGAGTAATAGGTCAGAGATTGGTAAGAAAAGTATGTACAAAATGTGCCCAAAAGGAAAAACTTGATCCAGAATTTGAAAGTATTGCTAGAAAACTCTTTCCAGAATTAGAGCCATATGCGTACAGAGCAGTTGGCTGTGATGCTTGTAATGGCACGGGGTATAAAGGTAGAACTGCTATAAATGAGGTTTTAATTGTTAATGATGAATTAAGGTATTTAATAAATAACAGAGCATCAATTATAGAAATTAATAAAACTGCTAAAAATAACGGAATGAGAACTCTATTTGAAGATGGGTTGTATAAGGTTCTTAATGGAGAAACAACTATTGAGGAAATTTTAAGAGTGACTGGTGGTAGTAATGAAGAGTGA
- the ftsZ gene encoding cell division protein FtsZ: MGFSVKREEVFSKIMPKIKVVGVGGAGCNAINRMIEFGIDDVSFVAVNTDAQVLEVSKADEIVQIGEKLTKGLGAGGNPKVGEEAALEDKKKLEEMLRGIDMLFIAAGFGGGTGTGAAPVIAEIAKSLGILTVAVVTTPFYFEGAPRWRAAMEGVKKIHKNVDTLIKISNNKLLEELSWDIPFVEAFAKADETLYQGIKGISELITKRGIINLDFADIESVMRNAGAAMLGIGVAKGENRATVAARRALESKLVEHPIENATKLIMNITASTTFKLHEMQEAATIIRQTCSEDADLKLGIIVDSEIPEDELRVTLIATGLEREEDFLYSDDDIPAIFKFGLEVMGDDGEKV; this comes from the coding sequence ATGGGATTTTCAGTAAAAAGAGAGGAAGTTTTTTCTAAAATTATGCCGAAAATAAAGGTTGTAGGTGTTGGTGGCGCAGGTTGTAATGCTATCAATCGTATGATTGAATTTGGTATAGATGATGTGAGTTTTGTTGCTGTTAATACTGATGCTCAGGTATTGGAAGTGAGCAAAGCTGATGAAATAGTCCAAATTGGTGAAAAGTTAACAAAGGGCTTGGGAGCAGGAGGTAACCCAAAAGTAGGCGAAGAAGCTGCACTTGAAGATAAAAAGAAGTTAGAAGAAATGTTAAGGGGAATTGACATGTTATTTATAGCAGCTGGTTTTGGAGGTGGTACAGGCACAGGAGCTGCACCAGTTATTGCTGAAATAGCAAAAAGTCTTGGTATTTTAACTGTAGCAGTTGTAACTACTCCATTTTATTTTGAAGGTGCACCAAGATGGAGAGCTGCGATGGAAGGTGTAAAGAAAATACATAAGAATGTGGATACTTTAATTAAAATAAGCAATAATAAGCTTCTTGAAGAATTATCATGGGATATTCCTTTTGTAGAAGCTTTTGCAAAAGCTGATGAAACCTTATATCAAGGTATAAAAGGTATCTCAGAACTTATTACCAAACGTGGAATTATTAACCTTGACTTTGCCGATATTGAATCGGTAATGAGAAATGCAGGAGCGGCCATGCTTGGTATTGGTGTTGCAAAGGGTGAAAATAGAGCAACGGTTGCTGCACGAAGGGCACTTGAAAGTAAATTAGTTGAACATCCTATTGAAAATGCAACCAAGCTGATTATGAATATTACAGCATCAACAACCTTTAAGTTACATGAAATGCAAGAGGCTGCAACTATTATCAGACAAACATGCAGTGAAGATGCCGATTTAAAGCTTGGAATAATTGTTGATTCAGAGATTCCAGAAGATGAATTAAGAGTTACGCTCATTGCAACAGGACTTGAAAGAGAAGAAGATTTTCTTTACAGTGACGATGATATTCCGGCTATATTCAAATTTGGTTTGGAGGTAATGGGGGATGATGGAGAAAAAGTATAA
- the ftsA gene encoding cell division protein FtsA — protein MGKWDPVVSIDIGNDSIKGVVVNYSNEGKEVVAYSNLKSKGIESGDIKDVVALNDAMNQIIENLEEQVGKTLKGDFLVSSSVGNFKLQEIREELLLTEGDNLVTVNEKHVDEIKELVLNTALGENNYVYHSYIKKYILDENKIVFNPVDMSARKLEAVYSIIMGDSIHRSIVDYATRETLGEADYYISPISAAEAVLTSFEKDSGVMHVDLGFYSTVVTIFLNNAPIRFVRLPKSMKYVVLDIAKILKTSIYEAERLLKIYGIAIFQNIEPSIIEYKALDGRTTLETNRELLARIIYARLREIFLNVRKIYRDATIDYKEFRDLGIPGGIVLTGGGAKIPRITDVAADVMKCSVRVGSFINTEEFIIEENEQILSDPQFAAAFGNILQFEKEEGIDTLNKPRNKSSSAFSEFLRKLFKGE, from the coding sequence ATGGGAAAATGGGATCCAGTAGTTTCAATAGATATAGGTAATGACAGCATTAAGGGTGTTGTTGTAAATTATTCTAATGAAGGAAAAGAAGTTGTTGCTTATTCAAATTTAAAATCTAAAGGTATAGAGTCTGGAGATATAAAAGATGTAGTTGCCTTGAACGATGCAATGAATCAGATAATTGAGAATTTAGAAGAGCAGGTTGGCAAAACTTTAAAAGGTGATTTTTTGGTTTCATCAAGTGTTGGAAATTTTAAACTTCAAGAGATTAGAGAAGAATTGCTTTTGACGGAAGGAGATAATTTAGTAACTGTAAATGAAAAGCATGTAGATGAAATTAAAGAACTTGTTTTGAATACGGCACTTGGAGAAAATAATTATGTATACCATTCATATATAAAGAAATATATTTTGGATGAAAATAAAATAGTATTTAATCCAGTTGATATGAGTGCAAGGAAATTAGAGGCAGTATATTCCATCATAATGGGTGATAGCATTCACAGAAGCATAGTTGATTATGCTACACGGGAGACTTTGGGAGAAGCAGATTATTATATTTCTCCAATTTCAGCAGCTGAGGCTGTTTTGACTAGTTTTGAAAAAGATAGCGGAGTAATGCATGTGGATTTAGGTTTTTATTCTACAGTTGTAACCATATTTTTAAATAATGCACCTATAAGATTTGTAAGGCTACCTAAATCTATGAAATATGTTGTTCTTGATATTGCAAAAATATTAAAAACTTCAATTTATGAAGCTGAGAGACTATTAAAGATATATGGTATAGCAATTTTTCAAAATATAGAGCCTTCTATTATAGAATATAAGGCCCTTGATGGAAGAACTACGCTTGAAACAAACAGAGAACTTCTTGCACGTATAATTTATGCAAGACTTAGAGAAATATTTTTAAATGTTAGAAAAATTTATAGAGATGCAACGATAGATTATAAAGAATTTAGAGATTTGGGAATTCCTGGAGGAATAGTTTTAACAGGTGGTGGTGCAAAAATACCTAGAATAACTGATGTTGCTGCAGATGTAATGAAATGTTCCGTAAGGGTTGGAAGTTTTATAAATACTGAGGAGTTTATAATTGAGGAAAATGAGCAAATTTTGTCTGATCCTCAGTTTGCAGCAGCCTTTGGAAACATATTACAATTTGAAAAAGAAGAGGGTATTGATACATTGAATAAACCGAGAAATAAGTCATCAAGTGCTTTTTCAGAATTTCTAAGAAAATTATTTAAGGGGGAATAA
- a CDS encoding DUF4894 domain-containing protein: protein MFLFLFIGIYNNFHVKKISAIDFSHKNSIAYKFILPYKNDLWVVSDSGKIIDIVEDYKVLKSLPIIVVPEEFVDGYFGKIKQEFLKKIPENIPSFVYEINFNENYMVLNNNARIYFNENFDFQMYFEKLKIVYNYIEPLGIYYISDEMLVKAR from the coding sequence GTGTTTTTGTTTCTTTTTATTGGAATTTATAACAATTTTCATGTTAAGAAAATAAGTGCAATTGATTTTAGCCATAAAAATTCAATTGCTTACAAGTTTATTTTACCATATAAAAATGATTTATGGGTAGTTTCTGATAGTGGAAAAATTATTGATATTGTTGAAGATTACAAGGTTTTAAAAAGTCTGCCAATAATAGTAGTTCCTGAAGAGTTTGTGGATGGCTATTTTGGAAAAATAAAGCAAGAATTTTTAAAAAAAATACCAGAAAATATACCAAGTTTCGTGTATGAGATAAATTTTAATGAGAATTATATGGTTTTGAATAATAACGCCAGAATATATTTTAATGAAAATTTTGATTTTCAAATGTATTTTGAAAAATTGAAAATAGTGTATAACTATATTGAACCGTTAGGGATTTATTATATTTCGGATGAAATGTTAGTTAAAGCGAGGTGA